The DNA window ACATTTCAACCATCTTGCAGGCAAATTCGGATTCAACAGACTGAATTTTATTTTCAGCAATATCTCTTGCGATCTGAGAAATTTGCAATCCTGAAGAAGTCAGCATGGAAAGCTGCAAAGAAAATTGATAGTTGACTAAATATGAAATTGTTTTACCGAATAACGGTAATTTTGTATAAAAAGTTATTTTTTGAATCTGCGTTAATTTTCTGAAAGTGACGTATTTATATCCAACGATTAACAAGATGCTTGAGATAATGGCAACCATTTTGATCCAAAAAAAGGAATCAACGGGTTCGTTACTTGCTTGATCCGACCAGCTGGACAAAATCGGTAATAAAAATATTTTGACTGCAACGGCTATCAAAAACAATAAAATCACTAAAATTAAAGGGTATTTCAAAATCTGTTTAATTTTATTTTCTTGTTCCAGATTTTTTTCCGCAAAATCAGCAAGCTGTAATAATACTGTTTCTAATTTACCGTAACGGTTAGCCATACCGATTTGAAAATTAAGCGAGTTATTTAAATACGGATGAACCGCCTGTGGAAAATCTTTTCCCTGGCTTAAATTCTGATTAAGTTTTTTCAACCATGCATCGTCAGGCGAAACATGCTCCATGAACTGTATTGCTTGATTAATTGAATAACCAGATTGAATAAGCTGACCCAGTAGACTAAAAAAAGCGACTTGTTTTTTACGAGATAATTTGTTGATAGTCTTCGCGGGTTTTCGCAGAAATTGTTTTATTTTTAAAGGCTTCATCTAATACCTCCTTAAAATGATTTGCTAGAGGATATTGTTCAGATTGAAAAATTTCGTCATTTGTTTTCCAATCAGCAATGGCTGCCAAACTGTTATCTATTTTTGGCAGCAACCGTTGATAGACTGAAAGCTTTAAAACCTGTTTTAACAAAGATTTATCCACACCTAATTCCAATAAACGATCACAAACAGCCATCGCAGAGTTAGCATGAATCGTAGAAAAAACAAGGTGACCGCTTAGCGATGCTTGAATCGTAGCCTGAGCCGTTTGCGCATCGCGAATTTCTCCGATCAGCAGAATATCAGGATGATGACGTAATGCTACCTTGATCAAATCTAGGTATGACATAGCAGCATCGTTATTTATCTGCAGCTGAATTGTTTTCGGATTTTTGATTTCAACCGGATCTTCGATCGTCAAAATTAAATTATCATCTGCGCGATCATTTAATAATTCATGAATAGTTGTCGTCTTGCCAGATCCGGTCGGTCCGGCAACAACCACGAGACCTTGAGCCGGCAATAATTGCTTGATCGCATGAAACTGCTTTCGTTGCAGCCAGAGCAAATCATGAATTTGGCGATCATAAAGAATTCTGATAACCATCGTTTCTTGATTATTAAAGTTACCAACCGTTGA is part of the Oenococcus sicerae genome and encodes:
- the comGA gene encoding competence type IV pilus ATPase ComGA, giving the protein MQAYFKTILKEAIVSNAVDIYLLPELENYQIKFHNGRQPTGFRIISRQLALKLFSFLKFKAQMNIAENRRPQVGSMDWYLDRENLSLRISTVGNFNNQETMVIRILYDRQIHDLLWLQRKQFHAIKQLLPAQGLVVVAGPTGSGKTTTIHELLNDRADDNLILTIEDPVEIKNPKTIQLQINNDAAMSYLDLIKVALRHHPDILLIGEIRDAQTAQATIQASLSGHLVFSTIHANSAMAVCDRLLELGVDKSLLKQVLKLSVYQRLLPKIDNSLAAIADWKTNDEIFQSEQYPLANHFKEVLDEAFKNKTISAKTREDYQQIIS
- a CDS encoding type II secretion system F family protein, producing MKPLKIKQFLRKPAKTINKLSRKKQVAFFSLLGQLIQSGYSINQAIQFMEHVSPDDAWLKKLNQNLSQGKDFPQAVHPYLNNSLNFQIGMANRYGKLETVLLQLADFAEKNLEQENKIKQILKYPLILVILLFLIAVAVKIFLLPILSSWSDQASNEPVDSFFWIKMVAIISSILLIVGYKYVTFRKLTQIQKITFYTKLPLFGKTISYLVNYQFSLQLSMLTSSGLQISQIARDIAENKIQSVESEFACKMVEMLEKGQNLSDFFEELAFLDPTINIYFQQGSDEKLLKRNLQVYSKIIYTKFLSSVDRLIGLVQPLSFALVGLGIVFLYLSMLMPMYQTLGGLSQ